One Bacillota bacterium genomic window, CCCGGCGTCCGGGGTGGCAGGGCGGTTGTGGCGGGCCAGGAACTCGACCGTTGCCCCGTCCGGCGGCATGAGCGCCACTTTGGCCCCCATTTCCGCGGCCAGGTTACACAGGGTGAACCGGGCCGACATGTGGAGTGCGTCCAGGGAGCCGCCGAACTCGCAGGCCATGTACGCGGCTCCGTCCGCGCCCAGCAGCCCCAGCAGAGCGAGGGCCGCGTCGGCGGCTGAGATGCCGTCCCCGAACCTCCCCGAGACGTCTATGCGTATGGTCTCGGGTACCTTGAACCAGGTTCGGCCGGTGACCAGAGCGACCGCCACGTCGGTGAAGCCCAGTCCGGCCGCAAAGCTGGCCAATGCACCGTAGGTGGTGGTGTGGCTGTCGCTGCCCACGATGATTTCCCGTGGCCTGGCGTACTCTTCCACCATTACCTGGTGACAGATCCCGCGGCGCATGTCGTGGAAATGGGTAATGGAGAAGCGTTCCACGAATTGACGGCACATCTGGTGCATTTCCGCCGCCTTCACGTCCGGCGGGGGGGCCAGGTGGTCGAGCAGTGCTACTACCTTCTCCGGATGAGCCAGCGTGTCGGCGCCGATCTGCTGCACCGCTTTGGCCACGCCCCAGGCGATGCCCTCGTGGATCATGATCCAGTCCAGCGGCACGTCCACGATCGCGCCCGCCCTGAGCCGGGCTTCACCGCTAGCCCGCGCCAGCAGCTTCTCTGCCATGGTTTGTCCTGCCAACGCTCGCTGATACCTCCCCTCAGGGATTGCTGCGGGGTGCTCCCCACAATGCCCTCCGTATGGCGCCGCATACGACGGCCGTAGTGCTGCGCCCTCCCAGGTCGGTCGTGAGCAGGGTACCCGTACGCATGACCTCGCGCAGGGCTGTCAGCAGGGCCCGGGAGGCCTCCAGCATGGTCTCTTCCCCGCACCGCCTGCCCAGCCACTCCAGGAGCATCGCCAGGCACCTGTGGATGGCCACCGGGTTGGCTGTGCCCTTGCCCTTCTGTGCCGGTAGCGGCCCGTGAAGTGGCTCAAACAGCGCCCGCTCGTCCCCAAAAGTACCGGAGCACGCCACCCCGGCTCCGCCTTCGAGGAAGGCCAGCATGTCGGCCAGGATATCCCCAAAGGCGTTGGAGGTGACGCATACGGAGTAAGCCCAGGGCTGCCGGAGCACGTCGAGGGCAAAGTTATCCACATAAGCGAACTTGAGGCCCAGGTGCGGGAATTCCTCCGCTA contains:
- a CDS encoding aconitase/3-isopropylmalate dehydratase large subunit family protein, encoding MAGQTMAEKLLARASGEARLRAGAIVDVPLDWIMIHEGIAWGVAKAVQQIGADTLAHPEKVVALLDHLAPPPDVKAAEMHQMCRQFVERFSITHFHDMRRGICHQVMVEEYARPREIIVGSDSHTTTYGALASFAAGLGFTDVAVALVTGRTWFKVPETIRIDVSGRFGDGISAADAALALLGLLGADGAAYMACEFGGSLDALHMSARFTLCNLAAEMGAKVALMPPDGATVEFLARHNRPATPDAGELAPDPDAVYRRRIGLDLGALVPMVALPPSPDRVRPVAEVEPVRVDQVFIGGCANGRLEDMRAAARLLRGRKVNPHTRLIVVPASYEVMRQMSHEGILDTLIDAGAVIGPPTCGPCFGGHFGLLAADEVCVSTGTRNFVGRMGSDRASIYLASPYTAAASAVAGHLADPRTLF